One window of Streptomyces sp. NBC_00273 genomic DNA carries:
- a CDS encoding bifunctional DNA primase/polymerase produces the protein MQEPIQLPRAAESDSHSNPFRPAAPNPLRVALWVAAQGWHVHPLTPGTKIPVRGCDRCSQGSKQRPNPQYTEHDGHGCPCIASGRPCHGVLAATNDPGRITGWWHRLPSAGVGIAAGPSGLVILDVDSHGESAPADQAALLPGVDLPLDITPGSITDGRDTLALLAEVRRAPLPGCGQQTLTVLTPSGGVHYWFKAPRGTTWRPLAGALGWQLDLRAGSSYAVAPGTTTKKGTYTALGDCRSVAELPVWLARELDRTGHRVRPERPRIVPPWRSRSLGGGYVAAAVRRELTAVAEAPSGTRNDAVNRAAFSLGTLLAPASLDRQQVADALLDAARHAGLPDREAEAAIRSGLTAGERQPRTLKGAA, from the coding sequence ATGCAGGAGCCTATCCAGCTCCCCCGCGCGGCCGAATCCGACTCACACTCGAACCCCTTCCGACCTGCCGCACCGAACCCCCTGCGCGTCGCCCTGTGGGTCGCCGCGCAAGGCTGGCACGTCCATCCGCTCACGCCGGGAACCAAGATCCCCGTACGCGGATGCGACCGGTGCTCCCAGGGCAGCAAGCAGCGCCCCAACCCGCAGTACACCGAGCACGACGGGCACGGCTGCCCCTGCATCGCCTCCGGCCGTCCCTGCCACGGAGTGCTCGCCGCGACCAACGACCCTGGCCGGATCACCGGCTGGTGGCACCGCCTGCCTTCCGCCGGCGTGGGGATCGCCGCCGGTCCCTCCGGACTGGTCATCCTCGATGTGGACAGCCACGGGGAATCGGCACCCGCCGACCAGGCGGCCCTGCTCCCCGGTGTCGACCTGCCCCTCGACATCACCCCCGGCAGCATCACGGACGGCCGTGACACGCTCGCCCTGCTCGCCGAAGTGCGGCGCGCGCCGCTGCCCGGCTGTGGCCAGCAGACTCTGACTGTCCTGACGCCGTCCGGCGGAGTGCACTACTGGTTCAAGGCACCCAGGGGCACGACGTGGCGTCCGCTCGCCGGTGCGCTGGGCTGGCAGCTCGACCTGCGCGCCGGGTCCTCGTACGCCGTTGCACCTGGCACGACCACCAAGAAGGGCACGTACACGGCGCTGGGCGACTGCCGGAGCGTCGCGGAGCTGCCTGTCTGGCTGGCCCGCGAGCTCGACCGCACCGGGCACCGAGTACGGCCCGAGCGGCCACGGATCGTGCCACCGTGGCGCAGTCGCTCACTCGGCGGCGGCTACGTCGCCGCTGCGGTACGCCGCGAACTGACCGCCGTCGCCGAGGCGCCATCCGGAACTCGCAACGACGCCGTGAACCGCGCGGCGTTCAGCCTCGGCACGCTCCTGGCTCCCGCATCTCTCGACCGACAGCAGGTCGCTGACGCGCTGCTCGACGCCGCTCGGCACGCTGGCCTGCCGGACCGCGAGGCCGAAGCGGCGATCCGATCGGGCCTGACCGCTGGTGAACGCCAGCCACGCACTCTCAAGGGGGCCGCATGA
- a CDS encoding site-specific integrase, translated as MNGSTHRRCNCRDQESGKLLGSKCPKLKNKRHGAYRLRQELPPTSEGTRRSFTRGGYESKGEAQADLDHIRALLALADSDDDEGRERIVELLAKVAQDKAPLPDLEETRRRLHTTQSLTIRITVGEWLDTWLAAKKTRKTTTNGYASHLKVHLRPRIGHLRLDRLNVGHLVEMFDAIADENEVIAAENQERRDQIARCKPSKAGRPVGAERAKLALEKAKLAEMKPFRKLTGPATRQSIRRTLRAALNAAIARQLVTFNPAAHVELESGKRPKPLLWTAERVGRWQETGEKPSPVMVWMPEQLGAFLDHASDHRLYAFFHLIAFRGLRRGEGVGQDWTHVNLDAGLLTVASEIVQDGWTPYESEPKTDSSANTIGLDNDTVAVLRAHRVRQNKERLKWGKGWQNTGKVFTKEDGTWLHPDTVSKEFRRLYEEIGLPPINLRDLRHGTATLTHAGGGDLHTIKETLRHSTITLTSDTYTSLLPEVDKAAAEAAARLVPRARPAVAANGSSSTAAPASLPHGAPNDEAPRSAEANRGAK; from the coding sequence TTGAACGGGTCGACTCACCGGCGGTGCAACTGCCGGGACCAGGAGAGCGGGAAGCTGCTCGGGAGTAAGTGCCCGAAGCTCAAGAACAAACGCCACGGGGCCTACAGGCTGCGGCAGGAGCTCCCGCCCACCAGCGAGGGCACACGGCGCTCGTTCACCCGCGGCGGCTACGAGTCCAAGGGGGAAGCCCAGGCCGACCTGGACCACATACGGGCCCTGCTCGCCCTGGCCGATTCGGACGACGACGAGGGCCGCGAGCGCATCGTCGAGCTGCTCGCCAAGGTGGCACAGGACAAGGCACCTCTGCCGGACCTCGAAGAGACGCGGCGTCGGCTGCACACCACGCAGTCCCTCACCATCCGGATCACGGTCGGCGAGTGGCTCGACACCTGGCTCGCGGCGAAGAAGACCCGGAAGACCACGACCAACGGCTACGCCTCGCACCTCAAGGTGCACCTGAGGCCGCGCATCGGGCACCTGCGGCTGGACCGGCTCAACGTCGGGCACCTCGTTGAGATGTTCGACGCCATCGCCGACGAGAACGAGGTCATCGCGGCCGAGAACCAGGAGCGCCGCGATCAGATCGCTCGGTGCAAGCCGAGCAAGGCGGGGCGCCCGGTGGGCGCCGAGCGGGCCAAGCTGGCGCTGGAGAAGGCGAAGCTCGCCGAGATGAAGCCGTTCCGGAAGCTCACGGGGCCGGCGACCCGTCAGAGCATCCGGCGGACCCTGCGGGCCGCGCTGAACGCGGCGATAGCCCGGCAGCTCGTCACCTTCAACCCGGCCGCGCACGTGGAGCTTGAGTCGGGCAAGCGCCCGAAGCCGCTTCTGTGGACCGCTGAGCGGGTGGGGCGGTGGCAGGAGACGGGCGAGAAACCGAGCCCGGTCATGGTGTGGATGCCGGAGCAGCTTGGCGCGTTCCTCGACCACGCGTCAGACCACCGGCTGTACGCGTTCTTCCACCTGATCGCGTTCCGCGGGCTGCGGCGCGGCGAGGGCGTGGGCCAGGACTGGACGCACGTGAACCTGGACGCTGGGCTACTCACCGTCGCGAGCGAGATCGTGCAGGACGGATGGACGCCGTACGAGTCTGAGCCGAAGACGGACTCCAGCGCGAACACCATCGGCCTGGACAACGACACCGTGGCCGTTCTGCGGGCGCACAGGGTCCGGCAGAACAAGGAGCGCCTCAAGTGGGGGAAGGGCTGGCAGAACACGGGGAAGGTCTTCACCAAGGAGGACGGCACCTGGCTGCATCCGGACACCGTCTCCAAGGAGTTCCGGCGCCTCTACGAGGAGATCGGACTGCCGCCCATCAACCTCCGGGACCTGCGCCACGGGACGGCGACCCTCACCCACGCCGGCGGTGGCGACCTCCACACCATCAAGGAGACGCTGCGGCACTCCACCATCACGCTGACTTCGGACACCTACACGAGCCTGCTGCCCGAGGTCGACAAGGCCGCCGCGGAGGCAGCCGCTCGACTCGTCCCGAGAGCGCGTCCAGCCGTGGCGGCGAACGGGAGTTCCAGCACCGCCGCTCCCGCATCGCTCCCGCACGGGGCCCCGAACGACGAAGCGCCTCGATCGGCCGAAGCCAATCGAGGCGCTAAGTAG
- a CDS encoding glycosyltransferase, whose amino-acid sequence MLVGVCDFPGSYAFPPAGYGGIERWLWAVAVGARAAGADVHLLGPGWLTDLENDWVRKPVRLEDITAGSLAESELRDTGYDLLVVGHEYPSLPAWTRTWNALDCDVATFQHSPVFQHTSAAFDGKRTRLYCYSPEMIERYANHQPIPELAVHLGLNEEEPPAVAGTDLVWLGRIDEEKAPHIAVRAAQILGRRIRIVGPVFDEGYVRRHDRLFSADHVKWVGELGGPAKAAAIRDASVFVYTYARTYVEAGAAVFGESLRAGTPMAALTWRTGTCAEAALCDQTGAITVANPDEDDETAARQLAQAIERADSLDHRQVQEIGQHRFDPARHFRAMAARSA is encoded by the coding sequence GTGCTCGTCGGCGTCTGCGACTTCCCTGGTAGCTACGCCTTTCCACCCGCCGGGTACGGCGGGATCGAACGATGGCTGTGGGCGGTCGCCGTAGGCGCCCGGGCCGCAGGCGCCGACGTACACCTCCTCGGGCCGGGCTGGCTCACGGACCTGGAGAACGACTGGGTCCGTAAGCCGGTCCGCTTGGAGGACATCACCGCCGGATCACTCGCCGAGAGCGAGCTCCGCGACACCGGATACGACCTCCTGGTCGTGGGACACGAGTACCCCTCTCTCCCGGCCTGGACCCGCACCTGGAATGCGCTGGACTGCGACGTCGCCACGTTCCAGCACTCGCCGGTCTTCCAGCACACCAGCGCAGCCTTCGACGGCAAGAGGACCCGCCTCTACTGCTACTCGCCCGAGATGATCGAGCGGTACGCGAACCACCAGCCGATACCCGAGCTCGCCGTGCACCTCGGCCTCAACGAGGAGGAGCCGCCGGCGGTCGCCGGTACCGACCTCGTGTGGCTCGGCCGGATCGACGAGGAGAAGGCTCCGCACATCGCCGTACGTGCTGCTCAGATACTCGGCCGCCGGATCCGGATCGTCGGACCGGTCTTCGACGAGGGCTACGTACGACGCCACGACCGGCTCTTCAGCGCGGACCACGTCAAGTGGGTCGGCGAACTCGGCGGCCCCGCCAAGGCCGCCGCCATCCGCGACGCGTCCGTCTTCGTCTACACCTACGCCCGCACCTACGTGGAGGCCGGCGCCGCCGTCTTCGGAGAGTCCCTCCGCGCGGGCACCCCCATGGCCGCCCTCACCTGGCGCACCGGCACCTGCGCCGAAGCCGCCCTCTGCGACCAGACCGGCGCCATCACCGTGGCCAACCCAGACGAGGACGACGAGACAGCCGCCCGCCAGCTGGCTCAAGCCATCGAGCGAGCGGATAGCCTCGACCACCGACAGGTCCAGGAGATCGGGCAGCACCGATTCGATCCCGCCCGGCACTTCCGGGCGATGGCGGCACGGTCAGCATGA
- a CDS encoding aminoglycoside phosphotransferase family protein — protein sequence MGFNVEATELETEHRLGPFGLATVKPYSRTRRSVDGSALMKVYLGIDPEGRRLREVETVGLAAIRGFSVPAVLATGQDSSGSWTVFRMLPGTPCSIGTDRAIEEYLGHVLDVAGRLHQPAAGLPPGSGWTAGPGDPATQHYFLLAQLSGRCRTKPWWAAMERALRPLESHPVVHLHGDLKPEHLLVDGGGLHVVDWEASGRGPAVVDYADVVFHLVRDLIYEDALPGRIPVDRMSELPLEGPVLAWRLLLWLDRRRPSDLDLIFTHDVDRLTTEEHPAAACTELARVVSFLRAAGVPR from the coding sequence ATGGGGTTCAACGTTGAGGCGACAGAGCTAGAGACCGAACACCGTCTCGGTCCGTTCGGGTTGGCGACCGTCAAGCCGTACTCCAGGACGCGGCGGTCGGTGGACGGCAGTGCGCTGATGAAGGTCTACCTCGGCATAGACCCGGAGGGTCGGCGCCTGCGTGAGGTCGAGACGGTCGGGCTCGCTGCGATTCGAGGCTTCTCGGTACCAGCCGTCCTGGCCACAGGCCAGGACAGTTCCGGTTCCTGGACCGTGTTCCGGATGCTGCCCGGGACTCCTTGCTCGATCGGCACGGACAGGGCGATCGAGGAGTACCTCGGCCACGTTCTTGATGTGGCTGGCCGGCTGCATCAGCCCGCTGCTGGTCTCCCGCCCGGATCTGGCTGGACGGCGGGTCCAGGCGACCCTGCGACGCAGCACTACTTCCTCCTGGCCCAGCTCTCCGGGCGCTGCAGGACCAAGCCCTGGTGGGCGGCGATGGAGAGGGCCCTCCGGCCGCTCGAATCGCATCCAGTCGTCCACCTCCACGGAGATCTCAAACCCGAGCACCTGCTGGTCGATGGTGGGGGCCTGCATGTCGTGGACTGGGAGGCCAGCGGACGCGGTCCGGCTGTCGTGGACTACGCGGACGTGGTGTTTCACCTCGTCCGCGATCTGATCTACGAGGACGCGTTGCCTGGCCGCATCCCAGTCGATCGCATGTCAGAGCTGCCGCTGGAGGGTCCAGTGCTGGCCTGGCGCCTGCTTCTCTGGCTCGATCGGCGGCGGCCATCGGACCTCGACTTGATCTTCACGCACGACGTCGACCGGCTCACTACCGAAGAGCATCCCGCAGCCGCATGCACGGAGCTTGCTCGGGTTGTCTCGTTCCTTCGTGCCGCTGGCGTTCCCCGCTGA
- the serS gene encoding serine--tRNA ligase — MHDARALIEMGAEAVRRLARRGYSLDLSRLEDLQSRRNQSIRSADELRAEAKRVASDVQQTAKQGGDISKLKERARELKDQIRDIDAEQEQVQEELTELLLTIPNLPDDAAPDGDSDEFAVEVRRVGTPPAFSFEPKDHVDLGESTGMLDFARATKLSGPRFVVSRGAGAALERALATLFLDIHTRRHGYVEHAVPYLVSRKTMTGTGQLPKFEEDLFKTGVADRELFLIPTAEVPLTNLYADEIIPPADLPLALTAHTPCFRSEAGSYGRDTRGLIRQHQFAKVEIVQMVDPADADATLETMVGHAEACLKELGLAYRVVKLAAGDTGFSAQLTYDIEVWIPSQNTYREISSISNFGTFQARRANIRTRGEDGKPKLVATLNGSGLPIGRTLAALLEQCQQQDGSLVLPESLFPYLGFRRISADGTPEA; from the coding sequence ATGCATGACGCCCGCGCCCTGATTGAAATGGGTGCCGAAGCAGTTCGTCGGCTCGCTCGTCGCGGTTACTCCCTGGACCTGTCCCGGCTGGAAGACCTCCAGTCCCGGCGCAACCAGAGCATCCGCTCAGCCGACGAGCTGCGGGCGGAGGCCAAGCGGGTGGCGAGCGATGTCCAGCAGACGGCCAAGCAGGGCGGCGACATCTCCAAGCTGAAGGAGCGCGCCCGCGAGCTGAAGGACCAGATCCGGGACATCGACGCCGAGCAGGAGCAGGTACAGGAGGAGCTGACCGAGCTGCTCCTGACCATCCCGAACCTGCCGGACGACGCGGCCCCGGACGGCGACTCCGACGAGTTCGCGGTCGAGGTCCGGCGCGTCGGCACCCCGCCGGCCTTCTCCTTCGAGCCGAAGGACCACGTCGACCTCGGCGAGAGCACCGGCATGCTCGACTTCGCGCGGGCGACGAAGCTGTCGGGCCCCCGGTTCGTCGTCTCCCGCGGGGCGGGCGCGGCCCTTGAGCGCGCCCTGGCGACGCTCTTCCTCGACATCCACACCCGCCGGCACGGGTACGTCGAGCACGCGGTCCCGTACCTGGTCAGCCGCAAGACGATGACCGGCACCGGACAGCTGCCGAAGTTCGAGGAGGACCTGTTCAAGACCGGCGTAGCCGACCGTGAACTCTTCCTCATCCCGACGGCCGAGGTACCGCTGACCAACCTCTACGCCGACGAGATCATCCCGCCAGCCGACCTGCCGCTGGCCCTCACCGCCCACACGCCGTGCTTCCGCTCCGAGGCGGGCTCGTACGGTCGTGACACCCGCGGCCTGATCCGCCAGCACCAGTTCGCCAAGGTCGAGATCGTCCAGATGGTCGACCCCGCGGACGCGGACGCCACGCTGGAGACGATGGTCGGCCACGCCGAGGCGTGCCTGAAGGAGCTCGGCCTCGCCTACCGCGTCGTCAAGCTGGCCGCAGGCGACACCGGCTTCTCCGCCCAGCTCACCTACGACATCGAGGTCTGGATCCCGAGCCAGAACACGTACCGCGAGATCTCCTCGATCTCGAACTTCGGCACCTTCCAAGCCCGCCGCGCGAACATCCGCACCCGAGGCGAGGACGGCAAGCCCAAGCTCGTCGCCACCCTCAACGGCTCCGGCCTGCCCATCGGCCGCACCCTGGCCGCGCTCCTCGAACAGTGCCAGCAGCAGGACGGCTCCCTCGTCCTTCCCGAATCCCTTTTCCCGTATCTCGGCTTCCGCCGTATCTCGGCGGACGGAACACCGGAGGCATAA
- a CDS encoding aminoglycoside phosphotransferase family protein, translating to MLKRTLGEIPAGCRRRLLAHYGNGVEGWIEAAPGLLAGAAERWELSLRDYFDAGHASVIATATDLDGRPLLLKAWVDPDRYRHEVDALRLWAGGPTADVLEAADDLAVAALELVGGRPGGADRPARETPMVAAALQGLHTLGRRRNRPNDFPRLATYLDGEVLPRIRRREHALDTGSWRPLVDATLPELTDLEEDPSRVTVLHADLYRENVPFDWLAHPRLIDPLPMVGDPAFDWAFWTIYYDLARETGERLTTASRISRIPIPVLAPWCRLLALDGLLFYLETDDPRAPQMAGVLSDLSASTSRSGT from the coding sequence ATGCTGAAGCGGACGCTCGGAGAGATCCCCGCAGGCTGCCGGCGGCGCTTGCTCGCGCACTACGGCAACGGAGTCGAGGGATGGATCGAAGCAGCCCCGGGCCTGCTAGCGGGGGCTGCGGAACGCTGGGAGCTCTCCCTCAGGGACTACTTCGACGCTGGACACGCCTCGGTGATCGCCACGGCGACCGACCTCGACGGGCGTCCGCTGCTCCTCAAAGCCTGGGTCGACCCCGACCGGTACCGCCACGAGGTGGACGCTCTGCGCCTGTGGGCCGGTGGACCCACGGCAGACGTCCTGGAGGCTGCGGACGATCTGGCTGTGGCCGCCCTCGAACTCGTTGGGGGGCGGCCAGGGGGAGCGGATCGGCCGGCGCGGGAGACGCCGATGGTCGCCGCGGCCCTTCAGGGACTCCACACCCTCGGGCGGCGCAGAAACCGACCGAACGACTTCCCCCGGCTCGCCACCTACCTCGACGGGGAAGTCCTCCCCCGGATCCGGCGACGGGAGCACGCGCTCGACACCGGCTCCTGGCGCCCTCTCGTTGACGCCACCCTCCCGGAACTCACCGACCTTGAGGAAGACCCGAGCCGGGTGACGGTCCTGCACGCGGACCTGTACCGGGAGAACGTGCCCTTCGACTGGCTGGCGCACCCGCGCCTGATCGACCCGCTCCCCATGGTGGGTGACCCGGCGTTCGACTGGGCGTTCTGGACCATCTACTACGACCTTGCCCGCGAGACCGGGGAGCGGCTGACCACTGCCTCACGCATCTCCCGGATCCCCATCCCCGTACTCGCGCCCTGGTGCCGCTTGCTCGCCCTCGACGGTCTCCTCTTCTACCTGGAGACCGACGACCCGAGAGCACCGCAGATGGCGGGAGTGCTCTCCGACCTCTCGGCATCGACTTCACGGAGCGGAACGTGA
- a CDS encoding helix-turn-helix domain-containing protein: MIRTDVLRLAQVRADAASGAAMRTRAAARLSLSEIADLCGVDPSTVWRWERGKRSPRGEAALAYALVLEELVQHQRRRDEVA, translated from the coding sequence ATGATCAGAACTGATGTCCTGCGCCTCGCGCAGGTGCGGGCCGACGCTGCCTCGGGGGCAGCGATGCGTACTCGCGCCGCCGCGCGGCTGTCGCTGTCGGAGATCGCGGACCTGTGTGGGGTGGACCCGTCGACGGTCTGGCGCTGGGAGCGAGGGAAGCGAAGCCCGAGGGGAGAGGCCGCGCTCGCCTATGCGCTCGTCCTCGAGGAGCTGGTCCAGCACCAGCGTCGCCGAGACGAGGTGGCATGA
- a CDS encoding methionine adenosyltransferase gives MPRTSTTIGNSHLVIETGRATPDATTIVERKGLGHPDTLADHLAERLSRAYSHYTVQHFGAVLHHNFDKLALLGGASEVRYGAGGMTSPVRVLVNGRAAPMCGGERIPVKEIIEAEVRAFFGERLPEVLNHIDITFNITSNSSPGAVLTGDGVPDRTRWFNPRSIDDLRERRVRLSNDTSLGTGWAPENPFESFVRELVDHFSGESDFTLAHAWCGSDVKLMGYWDGERADVVLCVPQKSRHVASRAEYVRNAESVLAECQRLAALRMSGAETRFRLNARDVPEKDELYLTYTGSSIESGDEGVVGRGNRVNGLITPLRPMNLEGANGKNPVYHVGKLYNIAAQRLASRLHEATAGHAEVHLVSTTGQRLDEPWRILVRLSAPDAEVDKVQALVAEILTEFPALTDELVSDGIVLS, from the coding sequence ATGCCTCGTACGAGCACGACCATCGGAAACAGCCACCTCGTCATCGAGACTGGCAGGGCCACGCCGGACGCGACGACCATCGTGGAGCGCAAAGGCCTCGGCCACCCGGACACCCTGGCAGACCACCTCGCCGAGCGGCTGTCCCGCGCTTACAGCCACTACACCGTCCAGCACTTCGGTGCCGTCCTGCACCACAACTTCGACAAGCTCGCCCTCCTCGGTGGGGCCAGCGAGGTCCGCTACGGCGCCGGCGGGATGACGTCCCCCGTCCGCGTCCTGGTCAACGGGCGGGCCGCGCCCATGTGTGGCGGGGAGCGGATCCCCGTCAAGGAGATCATCGAGGCTGAGGTGAGGGCATTCTTCGGCGAGCGGCTCCCCGAGGTGTTGAACCACATCGACATCACGTTCAACATCACCAGCAACTCCAGCCCAGGCGCCGTTCTCACCGGCGACGGAGTGCCGGACCGCACCCGCTGGTTCAACCCGCGCTCCATCGACGACCTCCGCGAGCGGAGGGTGCGGCTGTCCAATGACACGTCCCTCGGGACGGGCTGGGCGCCGGAGAACCCGTTCGAGTCGTTCGTCCGCGAGTTGGTGGACCACTTCTCCGGCGAGAGTGACTTCACCCTCGCCCACGCCTGGTGCGGCTCCGACGTCAAGCTCATGGGCTACTGGGACGGAGAGCGGGCGGACGTCGTGCTGTGCGTCCCCCAGAAGTCGCGCCATGTCGCCAGCCGGGCGGAGTACGTCCGCAACGCGGAGAGCGTTCTGGCCGAGTGCCAGCGGCTCGCCGCCCTCCGGATGTCCGGGGCGGAGACCCGCTTCCGGCTGAACGCCCGGGACGTGCCGGAGAAGGACGAGCTGTACCTGACGTACACCGGCAGCTCCATCGAGTCCGGTGACGAGGGCGTCGTCGGCCGAGGCAACCGCGTGAACGGTCTCATCACGCCGCTGCGGCCGATGAACCTGGAGGGGGCGAATGGCAAGAACCCCGTCTACCACGTCGGCAAGCTCTACAACATCGCCGCGCAGCGGCTGGCCTCCCGGCTCCACGAGGCGACCGCGGGCCACGCGGAGGTGCACCTCGTGAGCACCACCGGGCAGCGGCTCGATGAGCCCTGGCGCATCCTCGTCCGCCTTTCCGCTCCCGACGCCGAGGTCGACAAGGTGCAGGCCCTGGTCGCGGAGATCCTCACCGAGTTCCCGGCCCTGACGGACGAGCTCGTCTCCGACGGGATCGTGCTGAGCTGA
- a CDS encoding histidine phosphatase family protein, with amino-acid sequence MTTYIVRHGQTNYSKRYLVNGDPTKHIHLNEEGRQSLSRAWTILPLHSVSTWLTSEFPRAKQTTSLLMGVPAATLVVDGQLNELDYGEFEGSPFLEYAVWLDTHGAGQRPPGAAESQREGIRRMLSGVLAALEHPGPRVLVGHGLLVSVLLWHWDRSPDDPMPLFFPEAPYVEPVAIPDDELPILITALLDDLDTSVHHESATDGDSTILRISEGSAVATVDAVSPSHSLDKKDLPHA; translated from the coding sequence GTGACCACCTACATCGTTCGCCACGGTCAGACGAACTACAGCAAGCGGTACCTCGTCAATGGCGACCCGACCAAGCACATCCACCTCAATGAGGAAGGCCGGCAGTCACTGAGCCGTGCCTGGACCATCCTCCCCTTACACTCCGTGTCCACGTGGCTGACCAGCGAATTCCCGCGAGCCAAGCAGACGACTTCTCTTCTGATGGGCGTTCCCGCGGCCACGTTGGTTGTCGATGGCCAGCTGAACGAACTCGACTACGGGGAATTCGAGGGCAGCCCGTTCCTCGAATACGCGGTCTGGCTCGACACTCACGGTGCGGGGCAGCGTCCACCTGGTGCCGCAGAATCCCAGCGCGAGGGCATCCGGAGGATGCTCTCCGGGGTCCTCGCCGCCTTGGAGCACCCCGGTCCCCGTGTACTCGTCGGCCACGGTCTGCTCGTCTCCGTACTGCTCTGGCACTGGGACCGCTCGCCAGACGACCCCATGCCGCTGTTCTTCCCGGAGGCCCCGTACGTCGAGCCGGTCGCCATACCCGATGACGAGCTCCCCATCCTCATCACAGCACTGCTGGACGATCTTGATACGAGCGTTCACCACGAATCAGCCACCGATGGTGACTCGACGATATTGCGGATCAGCGAGGGGTCGGCGGTTGCTACCGTCGATGCGGTATCCCCATCCCACTCGCTGGATAAAAAGGATCTTCCTCATGCATGA